In a genomic window of Chryseobacterium sp. G0162:
- a CDS encoding Gfo/Idh/MocA family oxidoreductase, translating to MQLVRAGLCAFGMSGKVFHAPFLKEHPGFFISAVVERSKEESKEKYPEANIYRSVEEMLQNAEIELVIINTPVQTHYEYAKKALEAGKNIVVEKPFTVDVAEAEELVKLAEEKGLFLSVYQNRRFDRDFQQVQKVLNEGKLGNIKEVEIRFDRFRTTPSGKQHKENPDQIGSGSLHDLGAHLVDQAVQYFGYPEKLFADVFSMKGPEFANDYFEILLFYKNDLRVRLKSSVFTKEDHYAYKIHGDRGSFLQERTDNQETELVAGAIPVYGKEWMQPLKETDGIVNYLNENSETERILTSSEAGNYMDYYQQIYEHIVFGYPLPSPGKEVIQNMNIIEASLKSAKEEKVIIL from the coding sequence ATGCAACTGGTAAGAGCTGGGCTTTGCGCCTTTGGAATGAGTGGAAAAGTATTTCATGCTCCTTTTTTAAAAGAACATCCGGGATTTTTCATTTCTGCTGTAGTAGAAAGAAGCAAGGAAGAATCCAAAGAAAAGTATCCTGAAGCTAATATCTATAGGTCGGTGGAAGAAATGCTTCAAAATGCAGAGATAGAATTGGTGATTATCAATACTCCGGTTCAGACACATTATGAATATGCTAAAAAAGCTTTGGAAGCTGGAAAAAACATTGTTGTTGAAAAACCATTTACAGTAGATGTAGCAGAAGCAGAAGAACTGGTAAAGCTGGCAGAAGAGAAAGGGTTATTTTTAAGTGTATATCAGAACAGAAGATTTGATCGTGACTTCCAGCAGGTACAAAAAGTTTTAAATGAAGGGAAATTAGGAAACATTAAAGAAGTAGAAATCCGTTTTGACAGATTCCGTACTACACCTAGTGGAAAGCAGCATAAGGAAAATCCGGACCAGATAGGTTCAGGTTCATTGCATGATCTTGGAGCACACCTTGTAGATCAGGCAGTACAGTACTTCGGGTATCCTGAAAAACTTTTTGCTGATGTATTTTCTATGAAAGGGCCTGAGTTTGCAAATGATTATTTTGAGATTCTGTTATTCTATAAAAATGATCTGAGAGTACGGCTAAAATCTTCGGTTTTCACTAAAGAAGATCATTATGCTTATAAAATACATGGCGACAGAGGAAGTTTTCTACAGGAAAGAACCGATAATCAGGAAACCGAATTGGTTGCAGGAGCCATTCCTGTTTATGGAAAAGAATGGATGCAGCCTCTGAAAGAAACAGACGGGATTGTAAACTATTTGAATGAAAACTCTGAAACGGAGCGAATATTGACTTCAAGCGAAGCCGGAAATTACATGGATTATTACCAGCAAATCTATGAACACATTGTTTTCGGATATCCTTTACCTTCACCCGGAAAAGAAGTGATTCAGAATATGAATATTATAGAGGCATCACTGAAAAGTGCAAAAGAAGAAAAGGTAATTATATTATAA
- a CDS encoding HlyD family secretion protein has product MELQSFDKIYHIHKKSRVKRWFLFIFIGGIITLFLPWTQNIKVKGNVTSLYQEQRPQQLHSPIPGKIIKWYVKNGDYVKKGDTLMQLSEIKEDYLDPLLVQRTQEQVNAKKGVRDFYEAKVGTVKSQLQALHSARDLKLNQLKGKISQLNNKLSGEEAELAAATNEVRLSEDQFTRQKKMYEEGLVSLTQFQQRSISYQNAIAKKTASENKVAQTRQEIINTGIEQNSVIQDYTEKLSKIEGERFQNMGQIEGSDGDIAKLENQVANYKARQGLYFIIASQNGQVIQLNKAGIGEVLKDGENIGTIVPTTVDYAVEIYVKPVDLPLIKEKQRIMCIFDGFPAIVFSGWPNSSYGTFAGEIVAVESNISANGLFKALVIEDKDEKRWPPKIKMGAGVQGIAILNDVPIWYELWRNINGFPPDYYEVKNDQSGKYEKAK; this is encoded by the coding sequence ATGGAACTACAGTCATTTGACAAAATATATCATATTCATAAGAAATCAAGGGTGAAAAGATGGTTTCTCTTCATTTTTATTGGAGGTATTATCACTTTATTTCTTCCCTGGACACAGAACATTAAAGTGAAAGGAAATGTAACTTCTCTTTATCAGGAACAGCGGCCCCAGCAACTCCATTCTCCTATTCCGGGAAAAATTATCAAGTGGTATGTAAAAAACGGGGATTATGTAAAAAAGGGAGATACCCTGATGCAGCTTTCGGAAATCAAAGAAGATTATTTGGATCCGCTTTTGGTACAGAGAACTCAGGAACAGGTGAATGCCAAAAAAGGAGTCCGGGATTTTTATGAAGCGAAAGTAGGAACGGTTAAAAGCCAGCTTCAGGCTTTACATTCGGCAAGAGACTTAAAGCTTAATCAATTAAAGGGAAAGATCAGTCAGCTTAATAACAAGCTTTCAGGGGAAGAGGCAGAACTGGCTGCTGCTACCAATGAAGTAAGACTTTCTGAGGATCAGTTTACCCGACAGAAAAAAATGTATGAAGAAGGTCTGGTTTCTCTGACTCAATTTCAACAAAGAAGTATTTCTTATCAAAATGCCATTGCTAAAAAAACAGCTTCGGAGAATAAAGTTGCTCAAACCCGCCAGGAAATTATCAATACCGGTATTGAGCAGAATTCAGTAATCCAGGATTATACAGAAAAACTAAGTAAAATAGAGGGAGAACGGTTTCAAAATATGGGACAAATTGAAGGCAGTGATGGAGATATTGCAAAACTTGAAAATCAGGTTGCCAATTATAAAGCAAGACAGGGTTTATATTTCATCATCGCTTCCCAAAACGGGCAGGTCATACAACTCAACAAAGCAGGTATTGGGGAGGTTTTAAAAGACGGAGAAAACATAGGAACCATTGTTCCTACTACGGTAGATTATGCAGTGGAAATTTATGTAAAACCGGTAGACCTTCCTCTTATCAAGGAAAAGCAGCGTATCATGTGTATTTTCGATGGTTTTCCTGCTATTGTATTTTCGGGATGGCCCAACTCCAGCTACGGAACATTTGCCGGAGAAATAGTTGCCGTAGAAAGCAATATCAGTGCTAACGGGCTTTTTAAAGCTCTGGTCATTGAGGATAAAGATGAAAAAAGATGGCCGCCAAAAATTAAGATGGGAGCCGGAGTACAGGGAATTGCCATCCTGAATGATGTTCCGATCTGGTATGAACTCTGGAGAAATATCAATGGTTTCCCTCCAGACTATTATGAAGTGAAAAATGACCAATCCGGAAAATATGAAAAAGCAAAGTAA
- a CDS encoding peptidase domain-containing ABC transporter, whose protein sequence is MEITANEQGKRLIRYITKEKKDVTNIYFYAVLNGLVLLSVPLGIQSIVSFVMGATMTTSIYLLIFFVVIGTWLAGYFRLKVIQIIEKIQQKIYVEFSIAIADKIPKVDLSYTRKYYLPELVNRFFDIQNLQKGISKILLEIPTALIQIVFGILLLSFYHPWFLAFGGLVVISVIIIFRYTMESGIKSSIEESNKKYDTAAWIEDIAGSVKTFKMHSENDAHLKGTDERVVEYLKHRTSHFKVLVFQYKTIIAFKVIITLAMLAIGTYLLINQKLNIGAFIATEIVVLSIMSAVEKLIVSLESYYDLIASFAKLSKITELKEEQNGEIILSQKEKGAEIEFKNVSFSFNEHSPILSDVNFKIRENTINVLTGKLGAGKTLLLNMITGFFDPSSGTILFDRIPLKNIEKQLLRNDIGLYLENMKIIQGTVKENIILGNSESHTEDILELSENIGIENISSMFSSGFFTEVSETDPEITFSSKKKILLLRALLGEKRLIILENPFAGIREEYQDRMIQYLLKIKEKTTIIIVSQDAELLQHADQHIHLEGGTLRTSHKNQ, encoded by the coding sequence ATGGAAATAACCGCAAATGAACAGGGCAAAAGACTGATCCGGTACATTACAAAAGAGAAAAAAGATGTCACTAATATTTATTTTTATGCTGTCCTCAACGGTCTTGTTTTATTGAGTGTTCCGTTGGGAATACAGTCTATAGTAAGTTTTGTAATGGGAGCTACCATGACGACTTCCATTTACCTCCTCATCTTCTTTGTAGTCATCGGAACATGGCTTGCCGGATATTTCAGGTTAAAGGTGATACAAATCATTGAAAAAATCCAGCAGAAAATATATGTAGAGTTTTCCATTGCCATCGCTGATAAGATTCCAAAGGTCGATCTTTCTTATACCAGAAAGTATTATCTCCCGGAGCTTGTTAACCGTTTTTTTGATATCCAAAATTTACAAAAAGGAATTTCAAAGATTTTGCTGGAGATTCCCACCGCGTTGATTCAGATTGTTTTTGGAATTCTTTTACTTTCTTTTTATCATCCCTGGTTTCTGGCATTTGGAGGGCTGGTGGTTATTTCTGTAATTATTATTTTCAGATATACGATGGAAAGCGGGATTAAATCCAGTATTGAAGAAAGTAACAAAAAATATGATACGGCGGCATGGATCGAAGATATTGCCGGATCGGTAAAAACCTTTAAGATGCATTCTGAAAATGATGCTCATCTAAAAGGAACCGATGAACGCGTTGTAGAATATCTTAAACATAGGACATCCCATTTTAAAGTTCTTGTTTTTCAGTACAAAACGATTATTGCTTTTAAAGTGATTATTACTTTAGCGATGCTTGCTATTGGAACTTATCTTCTGATTAATCAAAAACTGAATATTGGGGCTTTTATTGCTACAGAAATTGTTGTTCTAAGCATTATGTCTGCTGTAGAAAAACTGATTGTAAGCCTTGAAAGTTATTATGATCTTATCGCTTCTTTTGCCAAACTTTCTAAAATTACAGAGCTTAAAGAGGAACAAAACGGTGAAATTATATTATCACAGAAAGAAAAAGGGGCAGAGATTGAATTTAAAAATGTAAGTTTTTCATTCAACGAGCATAGCCCCATCCTTTCGGATGTGAATTTTAAAATTCGGGAAAATACCATTAATGTTTTAACAGGAAAGTTAGGAGCCGGAAAAACACTTCTCCTCAATATGATCACAGGTTTTTTTGACCCTAGCTCAGGAACCATTTTATTTGACAGAATTCCATTAAAAAACATTGAGAAACAACTGCTGAGAAACGACATAGGTCTTTATCTTGAAAATATGAAGATCATTCAGGGAACAGTGAAAGAAAATATCATATTGGGGAATAGTGAAAGCCATACGGAAGACATTCTGGAGCTTTCTGAAAATATCGGAATAGAAAATATTTCCAGTATGTTCAGCAGTGGATTTTTCACCGAAGTCAGTGAAACAGATCCTGAAATCACCTTCAGCTCAAAAAAGAAAATTCTACTTCTGCGGGCACTTTTGGGTGAAAAGAGGCTTATCATTCTGGAAAACCCTTTTGCAGGAATCCGTGAAGAATATCAGGATAGAATGATACAGTACCTTTTGAAGATCAAAGAAAAAACAACGATCATCATTGTTTCACAGGATGCAGAACTTTTGCAGCATGCGGATCAGCATATTCATCTGGAAGGGGGAACTTTAAGAACATCTCATAAAAATCAGTAA
- a CDS encoding mechanosensitive ion channel family protein, which produces MEKTGLTYIDLVYKVLESWYVTFAELTPKLIVGILVFTFFLITSKYLSQIAVKLFHKFFPKSQKESSLVTLISIFRFLIMLMGTFISLEIMGFSGFLWKFIGSLGVAGVIAGVALKDLVSSIFSGMLIGIDKAFKVGDYITIGNHSGTVQEIGFLTTKILTDDGKKAYIPNQVVFNAPFYNITASPQRRIILNFEIPADEDISKAQKGILDVIKNLDNVDKLDTAEVIFTDLKQGSFNLQVKFWIKIGANLAQVRSKAYLNIKERFDVDKILLVTPTSISITNGESNPPESQDK; this is translated from the coding sequence ATGGAGAAAACCGGACTCACCTACATAGACTTGGTGTATAAGGTATTAGAAAGTTGGTATGTAACGTTCGCAGAGCTTACTCCTAAACTGATTGTCGGCATTTTAGTATTTACATTTTTTCTTATTACAAGTAAATACCTGAGCCAGATTGCCGTAAAACTATTTCACAAATTCTTTCCCAAAAGTCAGAAAGAGAGCTCACTGGTTACCTTAATCAGTATATTCAGATTCCTGATTATGCTGATGGGAACATTTATTTCCCTTGAAATTATGGGCTTCAGTGGTTTCCTGTGGAAATTTATAGGAAGTCTGGGAGTAGCCGGGGTTATTGCCGGAGTTGCTTTGAAAGATCTTGTTTCCAGTATCTTTTCAGGAATGCTTATTGGTATTGACAAAGCTTTTAAAGTGGGGGATTATATTACCATAGGGAATCATTCCGGGACCGTACAGGAGATTGGATTTTTAACAACTAAAATCCTTACAGACGATGGAAAGAAAGCTTATATCCCCAATCAGGTGGTTTTTAATGCTCCGTTTTATAATATTACGGCATCCCCTCAGCGCAGAATTATCTTAAATTTTGAAATTCCTGCCGATGAAGACATTAGTAAAGCCCAGAAAGGAATCCTGGATGTGATAAAAAATCTTGATAATGTTGATAAACTGGATACTGCAGAGGTAATATTTACTGATTTGAAACAAGGATCTTTTAATCTTCAGGTAAAATTCTGGATCAAAATTGGAGCAAATCTGGCACAGGTAAGAAGTAAGGCCTATCTAAATATTAAAGAGCGATTTGATGTGGATAAAATTCTGCTGGTAACTCCTACAAGTATCAGTATTACAAATGGAGAAAGCAATCCACCTGAAAGCCAGGATAAATAG
- the sucC gene encoding ADP-forming succinate--CoA ligase subunit beta yields MNLHEYQSKEILSKYGVAIQRGFVANNVDEAVAAAEKLTAETGAQAWVVKAQIHAGGRGKGGGVKFSPNMDKLKENAQNIIGMQLVTPQTSAEGKKVHSVLVAEDVYYPGESETKEFYVSILLDRAEGKNTIVYSTEGGMDIEHVAEVTPHLIHNELIDPAIGLQGFQARKIAFNLGLEGNAFKEFVKFISSLYNAYTGIDASLFEINPVLKTSDNKIIAVDAKVTLDDNSLFRHKDLAELRDTREEDPMDVEAGEAGLNFVKLDGNVACMVNGAGLAMATMDIIKLSGGNPANFLDVGGTADAQRVQTAFGIILRDPNVKAILINIFGGIVRCDRVAQGVVDAYKAMGSLPVPLIVRLQGTNAVEAKKLIDESGLPVHSAITLEEAANKVKEVLA; encoded by the coding sequence ATGAATCTTCACGAGTATCAATCAAAAGAGATTTTATCAAAGTATGGAGTAGCTATCCAACGTGGTTTCGTTGCAAACAACGTAGACGAAGCTGTAGCAGCTGCTGAAAAATTGACTGCTGAAACTGGAGCTCAGGCTTGGGTTGTAAAAGCACAAATTCACGCAGGTGGTCGTGGTAAAGGTGGAGGTGTTAAGTTTTCTCCAAACATGGACAAGCTTAAAGAAAATGCTCAGAATATCATCGGAATGCAGTTGGTAACACCACAAACTTCTGCTGAAGGTAAAAAAGTACACTCTGTTTTGGTTGCAGAAGATGTTTATTATCCTGGAGAATCTGAAACTAAAGAATTTTATGTTTCTATTCTTTTAGATAGAGCTGAAGGGAAAAATACAATCGTATATTCTACTGAAGGAGGGATGGATATTGAGCACGTTGCAGAAGTAACTCCTCATTTAATTCATAACGAACTTATTGATCCAGCGATCGGTCTTCAAGGATTCCAGGCTAGAAAAATAGCTTTCAACTTAGGTCTTGAAGGAAATGCTTTTAAAGAATTTGTGAAATTTATTTCATCTCTTTACAATGCTTACACAGGAATTGATGCTTCTCTTTTCGAAATCAACCCAGTGTTGAAAACTTCTGATAACAAAATTATCGCTGTAGATGCTAAAGTAACTTTAGATGACAACTCATTGTTCCGTCACAAAGACTTAGCTGAATTAAGAGATACAAGAGAAGAAGACCCAATGGATGTTGAAGCTGGTGAAGCTGGTCTTAACTTCGTAAAACTAGACGGTAACGTTGCTTGTATGGTAAACGGTGCTGGTCTGGCAATGGCAACTATGGATATCATCAAATTATCTGGTGGTAACCCTGCTAACTTCCTTGACGTAGGAGGTACAGCTGATGCTCAGAGAGTACAGACTGCTTTCGGAATCATCTTAAGAGATCCAAACGTAAAAGCAATCTTAATCAACATCTTCGGAGGTATCGTAAGATGTGACAGAGTTGCTCAAGGTGTTGTAGACGCTTACAAAGCTATGGGTAGCCTTCCGGTTCCATTAATAGTAAGATTACAAGGAACTAACGCTGTAGAAGCTAAAAAATTGATCGATGAGTCTGGTCTTCCGGTTCATTCTGCAATTACTTTAGAAGAAGCTGCAAACAAAGTAAAAGAAGTTTTAGCGTAA
- a CDS encoding peroxiredoxin — protein MSIKLGDTAPDFHAESSVGDIRFYNYLGDSWGILFSHPADYTPVCTTELGFTSKLQSEFAQRNTKVIALSVDGVEDHQNWVKDINETQHTDVQFPIIADKERKVSELYDFIHPNASATATVRSLLIIDPAKKVRLIITYPASTGRNFNEILRVLDSLQLVDRYQVATPVNWENGDDVIIPPTVSTEDAIKKFPKGVTEIKPYLRYTPQPNT, from the coding sequence ATGTCAATCAAACTAGGAGATACAGCGCCGGACTTTCATGCAGAATCATCTGTAGGTGATATCAGATTCTATAATTATCTGGGAGATTCCTGGGGGATTTTATTTTCACACCCGGCAGATTATACTCCGGTATGTACTACAGAGCTGGGATTTACTTCTAAATTACAATCCGAATTTGCTCAAAGAAATACAAAAGTGATTGCATTAAGTGTGGATGGGGTAGAGGATCATCAGAATTGGGTAAAAGACATTAATGAAACTCAGCATACTGATGTACAGTTTCCGATCATCGCTGACAAGGAAAGAAAAGTGTCTGAGCTTTATGATTTTATCCATCCGAACGCATCAGCCACGGCAACAGTGCGCTCCTTATTGATTATTGATCCTGCTAAGAAAGTGAGGCTTATTATTACTTATCCTGCCTCTACAGGAAGAAATTTTAATGAAATCCTGAGGGTATTGGATTCTTTACAGTTGGTGGACCGTTATCAGGTAGCTACTCCGGTAAATTGGGAAAACGGAGATGATGTTATTATTCCACCCACAGTTTCTACAGAAGATGCCATCAAAAAATTTCCAAAAGGGGTGACTGAGATAAAACCGTATTTAAGATATACGCCCCAACCTAATACATGA
- a CDS encoding outer membrane beta-barrel protein produces the protein MKKLILTGILAVAGLTATANAQIQKGNWMVGGNLAGANFGLNKGGGYDFNIQPKGAYFIEDNIAVGGYVDLGFKGAKDAPTTFTYNVGALGRYYLNPGEQGVNNLLHHGRWFLEGNLGVGGTSISKGGSSSNGLNFGFGPGYSYFITPNIGLEGLVKYDANAGFGNGGYTNKITFGLGFQIYLPTSKGKQIINDVK, from the coding sequence ATGAAAAAACTTATTTTAACAGGGATATTAGCTGTAGCAGGTTTAACAGCAACTGCAAACGCTCAGATTCAGAAAGGTAATTGGATGGTAGGGGGTAACCTTGCAGGCGCCAACTTTGGATTAAACAAAGGAGGTGGTTATGATTTCAACATCCAGCCTAAAGGAGCTTACTTTATTGAAGATAACATTGCAGTGGGTGGATATGTAGATTTAGGCTTCAAAGGAGCTAAAGATGCGCCAACTACATTCACTTATAATGTAGGAGCATTAGGACGTTACTATCTTAACCCGGGAGAGCAGGGAGTAAACAACCTGTTACACCACGGAAGATGGTTCTTGGAAGGTAATTTAGGTGTTGGAGGAACATCAATCTCTAAAGGAGGTTCTTCTTCTAACGGTCTTAATTTTGGATTCGGTCCTGGTTATTCTTACTTCATTACACCAAATATTGGTTTAGAAGGTTTAGTTAAATATGATGCGAATGCTGGATTCGGAAACGGTGGATATACTAACAAAATTACTTTTGGTTTAGGATTCCAGATTTATCTTCCTACTTCTAAAGGAAAACAAATCATCAACGACGTTAAGTAA
- a CDS encoding TonB-dependent siderophore receptor — MKRQLLSLGLLFAAVSVGAQLKNVEADTIRTQTIEDINLHKTGNPNQARTLSTKSNLTVMENPQPIAIVTHEIIEQQQAKQLSDVLQNVNGVYVTSSRGNSQDSFGGRGFALGNDNIFKNGSRINSGIFPEVSGLERVEVLKGANAMLFGNTAAGGVINMITKKPKFNFGGTIGLNGGSWNSYKPTVDIYGPLAKNIAFRVNGAYEYAESFRDVVQSEKYYFNPSFLFNLSEKSQLIVEADYLKNNFTPDFGIGSITEKDQSYRLNNSVARSTFFGTDWQYQNVQQASTNVTFNHKFNERWSLNATASYQNYTKDYFSSERVQWIYDTKDANVDPNRLSWKRPFGRTYNEQNYTSAQVNINGEFNTGKINHKVLIGADADYSQADAYTYNVTDPKNLLYLDDPSTWGNIGMPNSTLSTRNRINTRRIGIYAQDFISITKQLKVIAGLRWSYVENMPTLTTRFTLNDKIAVANSSTSDNALSPKVGLVYAPNDNLSVFATYTNSFASNAGYTSDQFGTVNTNQSTTQVQNQLNNLSKQSIKPSTVDQYEIGIKKNFWNNALAVNLTAYQIMYNNYYQTYWFASSSNGAPITSTDTNLKEFAGNMRSRGVELDITGNPTENLSIIGGFSYNNSVYIDTPDKGYVENQRLVRTPATTANASVFYKFTNYVKGLKIGAGVYYIGDRIAGWNDTKSTNSSRNNVSRMFDLKDYTTVSVSIGYEWQKFSIQGRVGNLFDVVNYNVHENYSVNPITPRNYYFTLTYKL, encoded by the coding sequence ATGAAAAGACAACTACTTTCTTTAGGTCTTCTATTTGCCGCTGTTTCAGTGGGTGCACAGCTTAAAAACGTTGAAGCAGATACGATCAGAACTCAAACGATTGAAGACATCAATCTTCATAAAACGGGGAATCCAAACCAAGCAAGAACATTATCTACAAAGTCTAACCTGACGGTAATGGAAAACCCTCAGCCGATTGCTATCGTGACTCACGAAATCATTGAGCAGCAACAGGCAAAACAATTGAGCGATGTTCTTCAGAATGTCAACGGGGTATATGTTACTTCATCAAGAGGAAATTCTCAAGATAGCTTTGGTGGGCGTGGTTTTGCTTTAGGAAATGATAATATTTTCAAGAATGGTTCACGAATAAATAGTGGAATTTTCCCTGAAGTAAGTGGTCTGGAAAGAGTAGAAGTTTTAAAGGGAGCCAATGCTATGCTTTTTGGTAATACCGCTGCAGGTGGTGTTATCAATATGATTACCAAAAAACCTAAATTCAATTTTGGAGGAACTATAGGATTAAATGGAGGAAGTTGGAATTCTTATAAGCCAACCGTTGATATTTATGGACCTTTAGCTAAAAATATTGCATTTAGAGTAAATGGTGCTTATGAGTATGCAGAAAGCTTCAGAGATGTTGTACAATCAGAAAAATACTACTTCAATCCTTCATTTTTATTTAATTTAAGTGAAAAATCTCAGTTAATTGTTGAGGCAGATTATCTTAAAAATAATTTTACTCCGGATTTCGGAATTGGATCTATTACTGAAAAAGATCAAAGCTATAGATTAAATAACTCTGTTGCAAGAAGTACTTTCTTTGGAACTGACTGGCAATATCAAAATGTACAGCAAGCTTCTACAAATGTAACTTTCAACCATAAATTTAATGAAAGATGGTCTTTAAATGCTACTGCTTCTTATCAAAACTATACTAAAGACTATTTCTCTTCTGAAAGAGTACAGTGGATTTATGATACTAAAGATGCCAATGTAGACCCTAACAGATTATCTTGGAAAAGACCTTTTGGTAGAACCTACAATGAACAAAATTATACTTCTGCGCAAGTAAACATCAATGGTGAATTCAATACCGGAAAAATAAATCATAAGGTATTAATTGGTGCAGATGCAGATTATAGTCAGGCAGATGCTTATACTTATAATGTTACTGATCCAAAAAATCTTCTTTATTTAGATGATCCTTCAACATGGGGAAATATTGGTATGCCCAATTCTACTCTTAGTACGAGAAATAGAATCAACACGAGAAGAATTGGAATCTATGCACAAGATTTTATTAGTATAACAAAGCAACTTAAAGTAATTGCAGGATTAAGATGGTCATATGTAGAAAATATGCCAACCCTTACAACCCGTTTTACTTTAAATGATAAAATTGCGGTAGCAAATTCATCAACTTCTGACAACGCACTTTCTCCAAAAGTAGGTTTAGTGTATGCTCCAAATGATAACCTTTCAGTGTTCGCAACTTATACTAATTCATTTGCTTCGAATGCAGGATATACTTCAGATCAATTTGGTACGGTAAATACCAATCAATCTACTACACAAGTTCAAAATCAATTAAATAATTTATCAAAGCAAAGTATAAAACCTTCAACAGTTGATCAATATGAAATTGGTATAAAAAAGAACTTCTGGAACAATGCTTTAGCTGTTAACTTAACGGCTTACCAGATCATGTACAACAATTATTATCAAACGTATTGGTTTGCCTCCAGTTCAAACGGAGCACCTATAACCTCAACGGATACCAATCTTAAAGAATTTGCAGGTAATATGAGAAGCCGTGGTGTAGAATTAGACATTACAGGAAATCCAACGGAAAACTTATCTATAATCGGAGGTTTCTCATATAACAATTCTGTTTATATTGACACGCCAGATAAAGGATATGTTGAAAACCAAAGATTAGTAAGAACGCCAGCTACCACAGCAAATGCTTCTGTTTTCTATAAGTTTACGAATTATGTAAAAGGATTAAAAATTGGAGCCGGAGTATATTATATCGGAGACAGAATCGCTGGATGGAATGATACAAAATCTACAAACTCCAGTAGAAACAATGTAAGTAGAATGTTTGATCTAAAGGACTACACTACCGTCTCTGTATCAATTGGTTATGAATGGCAAAAATTCTCAATCCAAGGAAGAGTGGGTAACCTATTTGATGTTGTAAACTATAATGTTCACGAGAATTATTCAGTAAATCCGATTACTCCAAGAAATTATTATTTTACATTGACATACAAGCTGTAG